The following are from one region of the Candidatus Kapaibacterium sp. genome:
- a CDS encoding S8 family serine peptidase, translating into MWHRIGVVACLLGGLAVAEAVPVVLKLRATAPSLKEWSAGGRRGTLAFVMQVAGMHVAAPLVPEGLFQALYQRAQQQGGVALFQRLRELERIVVVELPSAVDTAVLLRKLKRHPEVEYVELLPERFLCEVPNDPLVAGQYALNVARVFEAWDLMPADVQPIVVAIVDTGIDMEHPDLADNIFLNPGELGTDAAGRDKRSNGVDDDGNGFVDDWRGWDFAAGSGNQQDNDPRPGNSHGTHVAGIVGAIINNARGIAGIVPKVRLLAVKIGPDEPGAQSVHNAYQGILYAASMGAAVINCSWGGPGRSEVEYEVVRTAVAMGAVIVAAAGNDGRRGPFYPAAYPEVLSVAATDSADNKAPYSNYHETVDIAAPGDEILSLLPGGLYTRMSGTSMAAPVVSGVVALVRQRFPQYSPLQAIARVMMAADDVTQRQPWLSGLLGWGRVNAYRALAEPTLFACFVDSIAITDVDGDGFFDAGDTLQVSVGVRNILDAVDSVVVDIFTPLVPAPEYLRQRIVLSGMATGEYRRLPEPFLLRIAPTVPHNAIMEFRINVRYGRRLIGRGWTATVVRPVYRTLAANNIAVTFNSRGNIAFNDYPENTQGDGFRWRGSPNLLFEGALMVGISAGRLSNVARGALQDQQDRSFVTRQVLRLFQPGPHAALEAEAVFADERRPEDAGVAVRQRIYQFSQAERSDFVLVVYDIVNQTDSAFTTLHVGWYMDWDISPSAMGDRALYDSVSGVGYVVCESCPVPMPLAGAILLSRQPVNFFAIDNDGRGPDNPGVYDGFTREEKWRTMSSGLARLRSNRTDASFVLAGGPIQLGPGDTAQVVLALVAGADVEGLRQAAAAARQAAATLGVDTVPWTPLPSRISAWLFPNPWQPGMPVPTLVLSLPERRYVRIRLVDPLGRFVAELAEGLYQPGTHRFVIPPAELSSGPYFLYTMAGAEGMVVPLVIAR; encoded by the coding sequence ATGTGGCACCGCATAGGAGTGGTTGCATGCCTCCTTGGAGGTCTTGCGGTGGCGGAGGCGGTCCCTGTGGTGCTCAAGCTACGGGCTACTGCTCCATCGCTTAAGGAGTGGAGTGCAGGTGGGCGTCGTGGGACACTGGCCTTTGTGATGCAAGTAGCCGGGATGCATGTAGCCGCTCCGCTGGTCCCTGAGGGACTGTTCCAGGCACTTTACCAGCGGGCACAGCAGCAAGGTGGTGTAGCGCTCTTCCAGCGCCTCAGGGAGCTTGAGCGGATTGTCGTAGTGGAGTTGCCGAGTGCAGTGGACACGGCGGTGCTCCTCCGGAAGCTAAAACGCCATCCGGAGGTGGAGTACGTCGAGCTTCTACCGGAGCGGTTTCTCTGCGAGGTTCCGAACGACCCACTCGTGGCTGGACAGTACGCGCTGAACGTGGCCCGCGTCTTTGAGGCGTGGGACTTGATGCCGGCTGATGTGCAGCCGATTGTGGTGGCCATTGTAGACACAGGCATTGACATGGAGCATCCCGACCTGGCGGACAACATCTTCCTGAATCCCGGCGAGCTTGGAACGGATGCTGCTGGGCGGGATAAGCGCTCGAATGGTGTGGATGACGATGGGAACGGATTCGTTGACGACTGGCGGGGCTGGGATTTTGCAGCCGGTTCGGGGAACCAGCAAGACAATGACCCTCGGCCAGGGAATTCTCACGGGACGCACGTGGCCGGGATTGTCGGGGCAATCATCAACAATGCTCGAGGGATTGCCGGCATTGTCCCCAAGGTCCGCCTGCTGGCGGTGAAGATTGGACCTGATGAGCCGGGAGCGCAATCGGTGCACAATGCTTACCAGGGCATCCTCTACGCGGCCTCGATGGGAGCGGCGGTCATCAATTGTAGTTGGGGCGGGCCGGGGCGTTCTGAGGTAGAGTACGAGGTGGTTCGAACGGCCGTTGCAATGGGAGCTGTCATCGTGGCTGCCGCGGGGAACGATGGGCGCAGGGGGCCTTTCTATCCAGCAGCGTATCCTGAGGTACTTTCCGTCGCAGCAACGGATTCGGCTGACAATAAGGCACCGTACTCCAACTACCACGAGACCGTGGACATTGCAGCCCCTGGCGATGAGATTCTGTCCCTCCTCCCCGGGGGGCTTTACACGAGGATGAGCGGTACTTCAATGGCGGCACCCGTCGTGAGCGGCGTGGTGGCGTTAGTGCGACAGCGCTTTCCTCAGTACTCTCCGTTGCAGGCGATAGCTCGAGTGATGATGGCTGCTGACGACGTTACCCAGCGTCAGCCCTGGCTATCGGGCTTGCTGGGGTGGGGGCGGGTTAACGCATACAGGGCGCTTGCGGAGCCGACCCTATTCGCCTGCTTCGTTGATAGCATAGCCATCACCGATGTTGATGGCGATGGCTTCTTCGATGCTGGCGACACGTTGCAGGTGTCTGTGGGAGTCCGGAACATCCTGGATGCTGTTGACAGCGTAGTGGTGGACATCTTTACCCCCTTGGTGCCAGCACCGGAGTATCTGCGGCAGCGGATTGTCCTCTCTGGTATGGCAACAGGAGAGTATCGGCGCTTGCCAGAGCCGTTCCTGTTGCGGATTGCTCCTACGGTGCCGCACAACGCCATCATGGAGTTTCGCATCAACGTGCGTTATGGGCGCCGGCTCATCGGCCGTGGTTGGACTGCAACCGTTGTGCGCCCAGTCTATCGGACACTGGCGGCGAACAACATTGCTGTCACCTTCAACAGCCGCGGCAACATTGCCTTCAACGACTACCCAGAGAATACGCAAGGGGATGGCTTCCGATGGCGTGGCAGTCCCAATCTGCTCTTCGAGGGAGCGTTGATGGTTGGCATCTCTGCGGGACGGCTCTCCAACGTTGCCCGGGGAGCACTGCAAGACCAGCAGGACCGCTCGTTCGTAACACGGCAGGTCCTCCGCCTCTTCCAGCCCGGTCCCCATGCCGCACTGGAGGCTGAGGCCGTCTTCGCCGACGAACGGAGGCCTGAAGATGCGGGGGTTGCCGTCCGGCAGCGCATCTACCAGTTCTCTCAGGCTGAGCGGAGTGATTTCGTGTTGGTTGTCTATGACATCGTCAACCAGACGGACTCGGCGTTTACCACCCTCCACGTCGGCTGGTACATGGACTGGGACATCAGTCCCTCAGCCATGGGCGATCGGGCGCTCTACGACAGTGTCTCGGGGGTTGGGTACGTCGTCTGCGAGAGTTGTCCAGTACCGATGCCCTTGGCAGGAGCGATACTCCTGAGTCGGCAGCCGGTGAACTTCTTCGCCATCGACAACGACGGCCGTGGTCCCGACAATCCGGGAGTCTACGATGGATTCACGCGGGAAGAGAAATGGCGTACGATGAGTAGCGGCCTTGCCCGCTTGCGGTCCAATCGCACGGATGCTTCGTTCGTGCTGGCAGGGGGGCCTATTCAGCTTGGGCCAGGGGATACAGCGCAAGTTGTGCTGGCGCTGGTAGCGGGAGCGGATGTGGAGGGACTTCGGCAAGCTGCTGCTGCTGCCCGACAAGCTGCAGCAACCCTCGGGGTGGATACCGTCCCATGGACTCCGCTACCGAGTCGCATATCGGCCTGGCTCTTCCCCAACCCTTGGCAACCGGGGATGCCAGTGCCAACGCTTGTGCTGAGTCTGCCGGAACGGCGCTACGTCCGCATCCGCCTGGTAGATCCGCTCGGGCGCTTCGTTGCAGAACTTGCTGAGGGGCTCTACCAGCCCGGGACTCATCGCTTCGTCATTCCACCTGCGGAACTCAGCAGTGGCCCCTACTTCCTCTACACTATGGCAGGCGCTGAAGGGATGGTCGTACCCTTGGTCATTGCGCGCTGA
- a CDS encoding peptidylprolyl isomerase — protein sequence MVWCAIAALCMPLVVRAQLQEGQPLDRVVAIVGGEAIFASDVEAQVQLFRQQLPAGVELADSILRRRALEALIDEKLMLLKAQEDSIVVSDDEVTQRLEFQLQLLVQQVGSERRVAELYGMPVERIRREYREEVRKRLLVEKLQQQRFGTIRCSARELEEFYQRYRDSLPLVPAQVELYHLVRYVQPDSAARQQVMELARRVRDSLLRGEDFAEFVRRYSDDRGSAAAGGDIGWVERGKLLPEYERVAFSLQVGEISPPVETPIGYYLIQVLDRRQDAVRTRHILFRLRADAERVRLELLRLRELAIQGAPFDSLARLYSEEPDTKGFGGALGLVPLDGLSQELRKAIEELPDGGISEPLPYLANPHRPGLQLLYRKRMVPQHPASLPEDAGYVERFCQQWKREQEYRRWVAELRRRFPWEVRP from the coding sequence ATGGTCTGGTGCGCAATTGCAGCCCTATGCATGCCGCTTGTCGTCCGTGCCCAGCTCCAAGAAGGTCAGCCACTGGACCGTGTCGTGGCTATCGTTGGTGGTGAGGCCATCTTCGCTTCCGATGTCGAAGCGCAGGTCCAGCTCTTCCGGCAGCAGCTCCCTGCGGGGGTTGAGCTGGCAGATAGTATCCTACGGCGGCGCGCGTTAGAGGCGCTCATTGACGAGAAGCTCATGCTGCTGAAGGCGCAGGAGGACAGCATCGTGGTCAGCGACGATGAGGTCACCCAACGCCTGGAGTTCCAGCTCCAGCTATTGGTGCAGCAGGTAGGCTCAGAGCGCCGAGTAGCAGAGCTCTACGGGATGCCTGTTGAGCGGATTCGGCGGGAGTATCGAGAGGAGGTGCGCAAGCGGCTCCTGGTGGAGAAGTTGCAGCAGCAGCGGTTTGGGACGATTCGCTGCAGTGCTCGGGAGTTGGAGGAGTTCTACCAACGCTACCGGGATTCCCTGCCGCTTGTGCCGGCACAGGTAGAGCTGTACCACCTGGTTCGGTATGTCCAGCCGGACTCTGCGGCGCGGCAGCAGGTGATGGAGCTTGCTCGCCGAGTGCGCGATAGCCTCCTGCGGGGTGAGGATTTTGCTGAGTTCGTGCGCCGTTACAGCGATGACCGCGGTTCAGCCGCTGCTGGCGGAGACATCGGCTGGGTAGAGCGTGGTAAGCTGTTGCCGGAGTACGAGCGCGTAGCCTTTTCGCTGCAGGTGGGGGAGATCTCCCCGCCAGTCGAGACCCCCATCGGTTACTACCTCATCCAAGTGCTGGACCGTCGGCAAGATGCTGTGCGGACGCGGCATATCCTCTTTCGCCTGCGGGCTGATGCAGAGCGGGTACGTTTGGAGCTCCTACGGTTGCGAGAGCTTGCCATCCAAGGGGCTCCTTTCGACTCATTAGCGCGCCTCTACTCGGAGGAGCCGGATACGAAGGGGTTCGGTGGGGCCTTAGGGTTAGTTCCGCTGGACGGCCTCTCGCAGGAGCTTCGGAAGGCCATCGAGGAGTTGCCCGATGGCGGGATTTCGGAGCCGTTGCCGTACTTAGCCAACCCGCATCGGCCGGGGCTGCAGCTCCTCTACCGGAAGCGCATGGTACCACAGCATCCAGCAAGCCTCCCCGAGGATGCCGGATACGTTGAGCGCTTCTGCCAGCAGTGGAAGCGGGAGCAGGAGTATCGGCGATGGGTTGCTGAACTACGCCGCCGTTTTCCGTGGGAGGTGCGTCCATGA
- a CDS encoding NAD-dependent epimerase/dehydratase family protein — MPTRVLVTGAGGFIGHHLVTFLVERGYWVRGVDLKPPAYEPTRAHEFLLLDLRRWEDCLRATEGIDHVYNLAADMGGIGYISRYHADVARNNILINAHMLEATRLNGGQRFFFSSSACIYPQYRQSTPDVTPLREEDAYPADPEEGYGWEKLFAEKLCQYYAEDYGLEVRVARFHNVYGPVGEYEGGREKAPAAICRKIALAKDGDTIEIWGDGNQTRSFMYIADCVEGIYRIMLSDIRQPLNLGSDRLVTINELVDIVAQIAGKRIHKRHDLTKPQGVRGRNSDNTRLRQLLGWEPQTPLEVGLEATYRWIEDQLRRAGRI, encoded by the coding sequence ATGCCTACGCGCGTCCTTGTCACTGGCGCTGGCGGCTTCATAGGGCACCATCTGGTGACCTTCCTGGTCGAACGTGGTTACTGGGTCCGAGGGGTTGACCTGAAGCCCCCCGCTTACGAACCGACACGCGCGCACGAATTCCTCCTCTTAGACCTGCGCCGCTGGGAAGACTGCCTCCGAGCCACCGAAGGGATCGATCACGTCTACAACTTAGCCGCTGACATGGGTGGCATCGGCTACATCAGCCGCTATCATGCCGATGTTGCCCGCAACAACATCCTCATCAACGCCCACATGCTGGAAGCCACCCGCCTCAATGGCGGACAGCGCTTCTTCTTCTCCTCCTCAGCCTGCATCTACCCGCAGTACCGCCAAAGCACCCCTGACGTGACCCCTCTACGAGAAGAGGACGCCTACCCAGCCGACCCCGAAGAGGGCTATGGCTGGGAGAAGCTCTTCGCCGAGAAGCTCTGCCAGTACTACGCCGAAGACTACGGCCTGGAGGTACGCGTTGCCCGATTCCACAACGTCTACGGCCCAGTCGGGGAGTATGAAGGGGGGCGCGAAAAGGCGCCTGCTGCTATCTGCCGCAAGATCGCGCTCGCTAAGGACGGGGACACAATTGAGATCTGGGGTGACGGCAACCAGACGCGCTCCTTCATGTACATCGCCGACTGCGTCGAAGGCATCTACCGCATCATGCTCTCGGACATCCGACAGCCGCTGAACTTAGGAAGCGACCGGCTCGTGACGATCAACGAGCTGGTGGACATCGTGGCCCAGATTGCCGGCAAGCGCATCCACAAGCGCCATGACCTTACCAAACCTCAGGGCGTCCGTGGCCGTAACAGTGACAACACCCGGCTACGCCAACTCCTCGGCTGGGAACCGCAGACGCCACTGGAAGTCGGGCTGGAAGCCACCTACCGCTGGATAGAAGACCAGCTGCGCCGGGCAGGACGAATCTGA
- the carB gene encoding carbamoyl-phosphate synthase large subunit has translation MPRSPDIRSVLIIGSGPIVIGQACEFDYSGTQACKALRQEGLRVILVNSNPATIMTDPELADATYIEPITAEFVEKIIARERPDALLPTMGGQTGLNVAVELAERGVLQRYGVRLIGSSLEAIRKAEDRKLFQEAMRRCGLETPRGAFVHSVEEGLRAIEAIGFPAILRPSFTLGGTGGGIAYNMEEYRELLAAALVASPIRRVLVEESVLGWKEYELEVMRDRRDNVVIVCSIENFDPMGVHTGDSITVAPAQTLTDREYQQMRDAAIRIMREIGVETGGSNIQFAVDPKTGRMVVIEMNPRVSRSSALASKATGFPIAKIAAKLAIGYTLDEILNDITGKTPACFEPAIDYVVVKIPRWDFEKFPEVPDELGTQMKSVGEAMAFGRTFKEALQKAIRSLEQGRFGFGFDRPEYLQPLSEEEREPLRARLRRRHSRSIFDLCDALRLGMSTEEIHELTGYDPWFIEQCREIVTAAHEVISFRHQNGCQGTEALRQLGPERVRRLKALGFSDVQLAVLTGSTEAEVADFRRQHGIRPVYKTVDTCAAEFESETPYHYSTYAPGENESIPSRRPKVVILGSGPNRIGQGIEFDYCCVQGIFALRRLGYEAIMINCNPETVSTDYDIVDKLYFEPLTAEDVLNILEHEQPDGIIVTLGGQTPLRLSHRLQAAGFRLLGTSPEGIDLAEDRERFAHLLDTLGIPCPPWGAARSEEEAVNIARQIGYPVLVRPSYVLGGRAMQICYREETLRRYLREAFAAFPERPVLIDRFLEHAYEFDVDAVSDGETVLIAGVLQHIEEAGIHSGDSTCVLPPYNITREQLETLCDYTRRIARALQVVGPLNVQYALQQGTIYVLEANPRASRTMPFVAKATGIPILELALHAMVGKKLSNLNVPEFRLDLGYVAVKESVFPFTKFPQVHVFPGPEMRSTGEVMGIDSSFGRALIKAHIAAGNRLPTNGGRVFISLADYDKTQQAVEIARGYLELGFELWATAGTAAFLRRHGLPVTPVRKHYEGRPSIIDYITDGKVDILINTPLGENARYDEHIMGRTAMRYRIPFFTTLAAAAASLRGLAELRRAELQVKPLQEYYAE, from the coding sequence ATGCCACGGTCACCCGATATCCGCAGCGTCCTCATCATCGGCTCAGGCCCCATCGTTATCGGACAAGCGTGCGAGTTTGACTACAGCGGTACCCAGGCCTGCAAGGCTCTGCGGCAGGAAGGGCTCCGCGTCATCCTCGTCAACTCCAACCCGGCCACTATCATGACCGACCCTGAGTTGGCCGATGCCACCTACATTGAGCCCATTACCGCAGAGTTTGTGGAGAAGATCATCGCCCGCGAGCGCCCCGACGCGCTCCTACCCACCATGGGCGGGCAGACTGGGCTCAACGTCGCCGTTGAGCTTGCAGAACGAGGTGTCCTTCAGCGCTACGGTGTCCGCCTCATCGGCTCTTCACTGGAGGCGATCCGCAAAGCCGAAGACCGAAAGCTCTTCCAAGAAGCCATGCGGCGCTGTGGGTTGGAGACGCCACGCGGAGCTTTCGTCCATTCCGTTGAGGAGGGCCTCCGTGCGATTGAAGCGATTGGTTTCCCTGCCATCCTCCGGCCTTCTTTCACCCTCGGAGGTACAGGCGGTGGGATCGCCTACAACATGGAAGAGTACCGCGAACTACTCGCCGCAGCCCTCGTTGCCAGCCCAATCCGGCGCGTGCTGGTGGAAGAGTCGGTGCTGGGCTGGAAGGAGTATGAGCTGGAAGTCATGCGCGACCGCAGGGACAACGTTGTGATTGTCTGCTCGATCGAGAACTTCGACCCGATGGGCGTTCACACAGGGGACTCCATCACCGTTGCCCCCGCCCAGACCTTGACAGACCGAGAATACCAGCAGATGCGCGACGCCGCCATCCGCATTATGCGGGAAATCGGCGTGGAGACTGGTGGCTCGAATATCCAGTTTGCGGTCGACCCCAAGACGGGGCGCATGGTAGTCATCGAGATGAACCCGCGCGTCTCCCGCAGCTCGGCGCTGGCTTCTAAAGCCACAGGCTTCCCCATCGCCAAGATCGCTGCAAAGCTGGCAATAGGCTATACGCTGGATGAAATCCTCAACGACATCACCGGCAAAACCCCTGCATGCTTCGAACCCGCCATCGACTACGTCGTGGTCAAGATCCCACGGTGGGACTTCGAGAAGTTCCCAGAGGTACCCGACGAGCTTGGAACCCAGATGAAGTCGGTCGGCGAGGCCATGGCCTTTGGGCGTACCTTCAAGGAGGCCCTCCAGAAGGCTATCCGAAGCTTAGAGCAGGGGCGCTTCGGCTTCGGGTTCGACCGTCCCGAATACCTGCAGCCACTCAGCGAGGAAGAACGCGAACCCCTGCGGGCAAGGCTCCGCCGGCGCCATTCCCGGTCTATCTTCGACCTCTGCGACGCCCTCCGGCTGGGAATGAGCACGGAGGAAATCCACGAGTTGACGGGCTACGATCCATGGTTCATCGAGCAATGCCGAGAGATCGTCACCGCAGCCCACGAAGTCATCAGCTTCCGGCACCAGAATGGCTGTCAGGGCACTGAAGCACTACGGCAGCTCGGCCCCGAACGGGTCCGCCGCCTCAAGGCTCTGGGATTCTCCGACGTGCAGTTAGCTGTGCTGACCGGCAGTACCGAGGCCGAAGTAGCGGACTTCCGGCGCCAGCACGGCATCCGTCCCGTCTACAAGACCGTGGATACCTGCGCTGCGGAGTTCGAGTCCGAAACCCCTTACCACTACTCCACCTACGCCCCTGGGGAGAATGAGTCCATTCCCTCGCGCCGTCCAAAGGTCGTCATCTTGGGCAGCGGCCCCAACCGCATCGGGCAGGGGATCGAGTTCGACTACTGCTGCGTCCAAGGCATCTTTGCCCTGCGGCGCTTAGGGTACGAGGCGATCATGATCAACTGCAACCCAGAGACCGTCTCCACGGACTACGACATCGTGGACAAGCTCTACTTCGAGCCACTCACTGCCGAAGACGTCCTCAACATTCTGGAGCACGAGCAACCAGACGGGATCATCGTAACGTTGGGTGGTCAGACTCCGTTGCGGCTCTCCCACCGACTCCAAGCTGCTGGCTTCCGTCTACTGGGTACCTCACCCGAAGGGATCGACTTGGCAGAAGACCGCGAACGCTTTGCACACCTACTGGACACGCTTGGCATCCCCTGTCCACCGTGGGGCGCCGCGCGATCGGAAGAGGAGGCCGTCAACATCGCACGCCAAATCGGCTACCCCGTGCTGGTTCGGCCATCCTACGTCCTCGGAGGACGGGCAATGCAGATCTGCTACCGCGAGGAGACTCTCCGTCGGTACCTCCGCGAAGCCTTCGCTGCTTTCCCAGAGCGCCCCGTGCTCATTGACCGCTTCTTGGAGCATGCCTACGAATTCGACGTTGACGCCGTTAGCGATGGCGAGACCGTTCTCATCGCTGGTGTCCTACAGCACATAGAGGAAGCCGGCATCCACTCTGGCGATTCCACCTGCGTGCTGCCCCCGTACAACATCACTCGCGAGCAACTGGAAACCCTCTGCGACTACACTCGCCGAATTGCCCGAGCGCTCCAGGTCGTGGGTCCACTCAACGTCCAGTATGCACTGCAGCAAGGAACGATCTACGTGCTGGAGGCTAACCCCCGAGCTTCGCGCACGATGCCGTTCGTCGCCAAGGCCACGGGCATTCCCATCTTGGAACTGGCCCTTCATGCGATGGTAGGCAAGAAGCTGTCCAACCTCAACGTCCCAGAGTTCCGGCTGGACCTAGGGTATGTGGCCGTGAAGGAATCGGTCTTTCCCTTCACCAAGTTCCCCCAGGTGCATGTCTTCCCCGGACCGGAGATGCGCTCTACGGGCGAAGTCATGGGGATTGACTCCTCCTTTGGACGTGCCCTCATCAAAGCCCACATCGCAGCGGGGAATCGCCTCCCGACTAATGGCGGCCGTGTCTTCATTTCGCTGGCTGACTACGACAAAACCCAGCAAGCCGTTGAAATCGCTCGCGGATACCTTGAACTAGGCTTCGAGCTCTGGGCCACTGCAGGAACAGCAGCATTCCTCCGCCGCCACGGTCTCCCGGTGACACCTGTGCGGAAACACTACGAAGGGCGCCCCAGCATCATTGACTACATCACCGACGGCAAGGTGGACATCCTCATCAACACGCCACTCGGAGAGAATGCCCGGTATGACGAGCACATCATGGGCCGCACGGCGATGCGCTATCGGATCCCCTTTTTCACAACACTCGCAGCAGCCGCTGCATCCTTACGCGGACTGGCTGAACTACGCCGGGCCGAGCTCCAGGTGAAGCCGCTCCAAGAGTACTATGCTGAGTAG
- the prmC gene encoding peptide chain release factor N(5)-glutamine methyltransferase, with protein MLSSRLASCRTVGEALAKITQVLSTAGLDSPRRTAELLLCHVLGWDRLRLVLERSTPLPPTARRRLSLLLRRRLRREPVQYLLRETEFFGLRLSLRRGVFIPRPETELLVEEALALLRRGSLPHPVRVLDIGTGSGCIALAIAYHCMRADVLGIDTSLRALLVARYNARRLGLRNVRFARVDILRELPPEQPFHLIVSNPPYIPAADLPHLQPEVRLHEPREALTDGGDGLGFYRRFAQIFPVLLSPGGLFLLEVGAGSMNSVAELFRPNARWLRIRKDYAGHDRILVGTLQPSSVADPPALTKFARSL; from the coding sequence ATGCTGAGTAGCCGATTGGCAAGCTGCCGCACCGTCGGAGAAGCCCTGGCCAAAATTACGCAGGTCCTGTCTACCGCAGGATTGGACAGCCCACGGCGTACCGCCGAACTCCTGTTGTGCCATGTTCTGGGATGGGACCGACTTCGGCTCGTACTGGAGCGTTCTACACCTCTGCCGCCCACTGCTCGCCGTCGACTCTCACTGCTCCTCAGACGCCGCCTCCGCCGCGAGCCTGTACAGTACCTGCTGCGAGAGACCGAATTCTTCGGCCTCCGGCTCTCGCTCCGGCGTGGGGTCTTCATCCCACGGCCAGAAACAGAGCTGCTGGTGGAAGAGGCACTAGCCTTGCTCCGCAGAGGCTCTCTACCCCATCCAGTCCGCGTCTTGGACATCGGAACCGGCTCCGGCTGTATTGCCCTGGCGATCGCCTACCACTGCATGAGAGCCGATGTGCTTGGGATTGACACTTCGCTGCGAGCGCTCCTTGTAGCTCGCTACAATGCCCGGCGCCTGGGACTCCGGAACGTCCGTTTTGCCCGCGTCGACATCCTCCGCGAATTACCACCTGAGCAGCCGTTCCACCTTATCGTCTCCAATCCGCCGTACATTCCTGCCGCTGACCTTCCACACTTGCAGCCCGAAGTCCGCCTCCACGAGCCTCGTGAGGCGCTCACGGACGGTGGTGACGGCTTAGGCTTCTATCGCCGATTTGCTCAGATCTTCCCAGTACTGCTCTCGCCTGGCGGCCTCTTCCTCCTGGAGGTAGGAGCAGGAAGTATGAACTCCGTTGCTGAGCTCTTCCGCCCGAATGCCCGGTGGCTACGGATCCGAAAAGACTACGCTGGCCACGACCGTATTCTCGTGGGAACTTTGCAGCCCTCTTCTGTAGCAGACCCCCCAGCACTCACTAAATTCGCGCGTTCGCTTTAG